Within Lolium rigidum isolate FL_2022 chromosome 5, APGP_CSIRO_Lrig_0.1, whole genome shotgun sequence, the genomic segment GAAAGGCCGCCATCACATCAAGCTTGATGATGGGTCAGCAAGCCATATAGAACCTACCCGAAAGACCATCGAGACCCGTGGGAGGGCAACTCCAATTTAGAATTCATTTTCACCAATATGTCGGTCTTGACGAGATCTTTAGAACTAGCAACCATATTGATATGTTTCGACAATTTTTTTTAATGCCAAAACTCACATTGATTATTCCCTTAATTTGAAATTTCAAAACTGCTTCTctctcaaacgacaactccaatttAAGATCCGTTTTAATCAATAAAATCGGTCTCGATGAGACCTTTAAAACTAGCACTAATGTTGATGTGTTTCGACAAAGATCTTTTTTAGGCTAAAATTTATCAACCCATTAGTGTGTGAATTATCATTTATGAATggtaaattaaaaaaattatcaatggtaattaagaAAAGTTACCAACCccaaaaattaattttattttgacaTATTTTCACGACTTTCTTAGCTTATAAGTTATCAACCTTGTGTTCGTTATTAATAATCCCAAAAATTTACCGACCCGAAAAGAtatttttatttagaatattttggttAATGTAATTATTTATTAGGTTTATTTGTATCTTGCCGGATTAGGGAAAAATAGGTTTGTGGGAATTTCTAGTTCTTAGTAGACTGAGAATTAAGTTATCGCTCACTCCACTCCTTCGGTGTTAAATTTATATGGTCATTCGTGCACTtaagttgcaactaagattttttcagttgcaagtggtgTGATTAATGAAAAAATTCAGGATCAAAATACGGAAGTTACTGGTTACTTTTCACAATTTGCCAAGCCAAAGTATGGTTAGTCATAAAAGTGTGGCTTGAAATATTGTAGCTAaactttggcaaaaaaaattgagACTATGACATACATACAATAAAGTGTGGCAAGCCAAAGTGTGTCAAAAAACTAAACATCGTGCTAACTAAACTATGGATTTCAATTTTTGGCTTGCCAAATTGTGAATGAAACCAAACATATCCATACATACACATGTTAGACATGCACGGCGGCTCCGTGCGTACCCATTTTGCCGCTCTACGAAATGGTCCCGACAGATATATGGGTATATGCCTAGCTATCTCGCGTCACTCTGCTGCGTCTGCATGCATGCTGACACTGCCGGCGGCGTGCGGCAGAGCGGGCAGGTCGGCCGTCGGCGGAGCCAGTCGTCGACGCACCGCCGGTGGAACGAGTGATGACACCCCGGTAGCCGCCGGAGCTCGTCGCCGTCGGCGTACTCCGCCAGACAAACCGCACACGTTGTCTCGTCGTCTGGCGCCTCCTCCCTCGTACTCCGCTCACCGACGGTCGCAGCCGACGAGGAGTACACAGTCGTCGGATAGGCGGCCAGGACCTCCTCCTCTAGCCCCGCGGCGGCGGTCGCGCACCCGCCGCGCCCGAGCTCCACGTCGTTGACGACGCTCCGCTGCGACGACGAGCCGTGCACTGCCCTCCTCCGCCGGTTGGCGCAGAAGAAGGTGGCGAGGGAGAGCACGACGAGCATGGCTATGGAAGCGCCAACGAGCACGCTGTCACCGGACATGGTCGCAGCTAGCACCGTCACTGTAATGCAAAGCAACTATAAACCCCCTTGTATATACACACCTTGTCCGTGCGGTTCGTCAGATCAAATATCTACTCGCTTCTCGTCAAATTCCTTACTTCTCGCGTGAACGATTCCTGCTTAGATGTTTATGTTCCTGGGACCTTTCCCCGAGTTTTGTACGGCAGCTTTTTAGCTTTGAAACGACAGACGAGAAAGAGTGTGCAGGTTATCAGCAGTAAACAAGGGTGTGCGCCTCCTACTTGCCGATCAGTAAAGTGATTATTGACGGAGGAACAGGATGCTAACTATAAGTAGGCGATTAAATTAGTAGATAGATTGATGATGATGCTAGGGAATGAGATCTCTTTCCTAACTTGATCTGACAGGAATGCATATTTGACCCTTTTAATTGTTTTTTCGGATATGATGATTCTGGTCGGCGGCAACGTGGACACTGGATTATTAGTATTGCGCAAACGTGTCCACATAGATCTTTTCAAAACTCAAGCTCTACAAGTCGCAAGAGAAAAAACTCAATCTTTGCAATGTGCTACGCCCCTTGTGTGTTTACCTTTCCCGCCCGCGTGTGTCTCCAAGAGCAACTCTAGCACATCCTGGATATCGGCCCGTTCCAAAACAATACtgctagtttatttttattttctactAGAAAAGATGACCCGATCAGATCCTAAGGTCCATcagtaccaaaaaaaaaaaaggtcgcAATTCTTGAATGCTCTCCAGAAGTTGAAATGGTACTTTAAACAGGCAGTTAAGCATCAGGTGTGGAGTGGGAAATGCTCCTACTTTTGGCTAGACTGGTGGACGGAGCAATCCCCGCTTCTGGAGCGGTACCCCAACCTCTTCAGCTGATGTGTTCTTCCCTTCTTGACGATGCATTCGTCCCAAGATGAGGAGGGATGGCGCATCCGTTTCCGTAGGCAGTTCGGGACGGTCCCCTCCGAGGAGGATGATTGTATCTCCTGGAGCTTGGAGGCCTCGAGGGCTTATTCCGCTAGATCTCTTTACGTCCGTCTATCGTAGAGGGAGACGGTGACGTACTTTAAAGAGGTTTGGCGTATGCGCATTCCGCCAAGGATTAAGATTTTTCTCTGGCACGGCCGGCTACTATGTACGGAGCAGATTGCCAAATGTCACAGGCCATCAAACGGGGACTATGGGCTTTGTGGGGAAGTAGAGGGCTGTAGCGACATCTTCTTTGGTTGTTCCTTAGCCAAGCTCATGTGGGCAGGGGTCAAGGAGACCTGCACTGTGATTGGAACCCGGCAGGGACGGCGAGTTCTTGGCGATCTCTCAGGGGTTATCCCGCCAATACCGTAGACTAGTATGGTTTACCTTTGCCACACAATGTTGGGCCCTCTGGGACGTTAGGAATAAACTGATTTTTGCACGCTTATCAGTATTCCGGTTAATGTTCTTTATAAAATGCTCACATATATGCAGAAATGGCGGATGTTGGTGAGATTGAGGGATAGGAGCCTGCTCGACGCGGCGATGGACGAGATCAAGCGTCTGCATATCAGCCTTAGGGATCAACATGAGCGTTTCCTCGGTTCTCTTTATCATGAACCTATCGTGTATTTGTCTGTGTGTGTTGTGGCGGACTTGGGTGTTCTCTGATTAGATGTATTGTGTTATGTTGTATCTGTATGTTATGGAATTTTGCCAGTTTAGGCTTTATTAAGTTAAAGCAGAGCCATGATGCCTTATCTCTAAAAAGGTCTGGATTAGCCAGGTCCAAGGCTCGCATTTCCCGTACCCCCGAGAGGCGTGTGAATATTCGCTTGATGAAAACTTCAACTTTACGCCTGTAgctccaccgtcaccgccattgcCGATCTCACAACCCCTGCCGCGACGTGTAGTCGTCGTCATGCAGCCTTAACCACTCCCTCCCATCCGTTTGGGTTCTCCCAAGGCTTTCGCCACCGGGATGACGTGGAAGTAGCAGGGcaaccatgtcatccaagtaggTGGTGGCCTTTCGGCTGCAAGCTCTAGGGCAGCTCCAGCATTGACAGTGGTTGTCGCCAAAGGTGCGAAAGCGGAGGCTTCCGGGGAGTGGACGAAATCCATGTCCGCTGGCCAAATTAAACAGAAGAAGGTTCACCTGCGCATGCGGATGGGCCCCTCCCTCAACCTCCAACGCTACCATCGGCTGCAGGCATCGGTATGGACGGTACACCTCCAACACGTTCGTCGACACACCCCGTTAGGTAAAATTTCTCCCATTTTATCTAAATTTTGGTGATTTGGTGCCATTTCTTATTTGTTTGGTAATTTAATTGCATAGCTACGAGTTTCCTACGGTCCTTACCTCGCATGTGAACATGTTGGAGTAGAACGAGGCGTGCATTGGTACCAAACCTCTAAACGCTTACGAGGGCAGTATTGTGATACgtcttaaacgtatctataattataatttttgatgctccatgcttgttttacaccaattcatgtatgttttgctcatatttcgttgcacttttatgcatttttcagcactaacctattaataagatgccacagtgccagttccatgatttctgctgtttttgtatttcagaaaagttgtacatgaaatattatcgaaattggacgaaacaaaagccgaagtcaatattttaccgtaacaaagacggagtccagtggggagtcgaaggggggtaGCAGGGTGGCCACActtgccctaggcgcggcctgaccctggcccgcgcctaggggtggtctgggccaccctgtcctccaccgacatcgcccctccgcctatttattcacgatctcgggaaaaccctgaatccccgagcctccatccacgaaaagttttgtcgcggccgccatcgtagaacccatctcggggggttctaaagctcttcctagcaccctgccagagggggaaatcatcaccggaggcatctacatcgccatgcacgCCTCcgaaagtgatgcgtgagtagttcaatcctagactatggatccatagcagtagctagatggttgtcttctccaatttgtgcttcatgtatagaccttgtgagcagccctacatgatcaagatcatctttatgtaatcctacatgttgtgtttattaggatccgatgaatattgtatagtaTGTTGAGGTCCGATGTTCATGTCATAAGTTATTTGTGATctcgcatgctctctgttgctagtagatactctggccaagtagatgcttgtgactccaagagggggtatttatgctcgatagtatgttcatgcctctagttttctgggagagtgacaaatacttctaagattttagatgtgttgttgctactagggagaaaactacaatgttttatccaagggtaattctattgtttactttacacacattgcttaatgcgataatctattgcttgcaacttaatactgaaaggggttcggacgataactggaaggtgtattattagtcatagacgcagttggattacggtatatctattatgttgtaatgcccaaacaaatgtcatagtaatcatcttgtcatgtatgtcgatattctgtcaattgctcagctgtaattagttcatccaacatgctatttatctttatggagagacacctctagtgaactgtggacctcggtcctttcctttacactaataaattcaaccactgcaatcttgttctgttACTTACTGtaaagctctgttctctttaattactgcaaacatctccttccactcaatacatttaattctttgtgttcagcaaaaccggtgagattgacaacctcattgtaagtttgggcaaagtattttggttgtgttgtgtgcaggttccacgttgttgctgaccccGGTAGTGTGCCCTACCACTAGTcaactagcaacaccttcagaagtcacgcctttctcctactggtcgattaaaccttggtttcttactgagggaaaacttgctattgtgctcatcataccttcctcttgaggttcccaacagtgtgaagtcggtgtaacgataagcaccatcaagctatttttctggcgccgttgccgaggagaaagatgatttctgcaaggggagtctctcatctccaatctctttactttgttattgtttttcttagttactttattttgttttgtttgctttatcatatcaaaaataaaaataaatagtttctattatagctgttatttctgttgcttagtttaattttgctaaaatgagtattcctgaagttgagattcgttcttttaagcaacaagggggagaaagtttgaaatatgcttggtatagaataagtAATGTCCATCATAGATGTACTAGAAAGTATTCTACCATGATCCTCCGTAGAAATTTTTATCTTAGTTTATCTAGCTAGAATAGATATGTTTTGGATACTCTCACAGGGGGAAATTTTCTGGGTCCTCCCGCTTTGGAAGCCTGCAATTTAATTGAAAGCTTGGTAGGAATCCCACCTACTAATGTTGTTAAAATTGAGAACACTTTGGAGGATGTAATAGAAAGACTAAACTCTCTAGAGAAAAGTTTGCCAAATTGCTTGGGTAATGCTAGCCAAATTAATGAATCCATAGGAAGTATCAATAAAAGAACCACTGGTTTAGAAGCTAGCAATACCCATGATAGCATAAACCTTAGGATTGTAAATTAGAGGAGGCTATGGAAACTTTAAGTTCAAATTTTTCCTCTCTTGGGTTTAAGAAGGAGAAAACTTTtgtgggaaaagagcaaaaattcatgtgtgTTCCCAAGGCACCTAAACCAAAATCccataatatgtttaaaattgataaaacttttagtacaactaagagtggtttacatgttgaatcatctccaggggtatctaaagtgcctattttgacaagttgtgttttagaggaagtgattgatcttggtgcttcttcacttgataatacttgatgctcgctctttttctgcgcctagctgaaaggcgttaaagaaaagcactcttgggagataacccatgtttattttcaataatttttcttttgttaagtcttggaagttattaccgatgtaataacctctccttatcatttttatttcgttttgtgccaagaatagcctctaatagaaagaaagtaagatttggggaagttgctatcctgaaaacagattctgtgctattaccataaaaatttgtaaaaatagccagagcggaattttgagctgccagtTGTTattcatatgccccaggttattatctaactttcgttagttgatgatgcgtgcaattaacacacgtccgttgggaaccccaagaggaaggtgtgatgcgtacagtagcaagttttccctcagaaagaaaccaaggtttatcgaaccagtaggagccaagaagcacgttgaaggttgatggcggcgaagtgtagtgcggcgcaacaccagggattccggcgccaacgtggaacctgcacaacacaatcaaaatactttgccccaacgtaacagtgaggttgtcaatctcaccggcttgctgtaacaaaggattaattgtatagtgtggaagatgatgtttgtttgcgaagaaaagtaaagaacaattgcagcagattgtatttcagatgtaaagaatggaccggggtccacagttcactagtggtgtctctcccataagataaatagcatgttgggtgaacaaattacagttgggcaattgacaaataaagaaggcataacaatgcacataaatatatcatgatgagtactatgagatttaatcggggcattacgacaaagtacatagaccgctatccaagcatgcatctatgcctaaatagtccactttcgagttatcatccgaacccttccggtattaagttgtaaacaacagacaattgcattaagtatggtgcgtaatgtaatcaacacaaatatccttagacaaagcatcgatgttttatccctagtagcaacaagacatccacaaccttagaacttttcgtcactcgtcccgcattcaatggagacatgaacccactatcgagcataaatactccctcttggagttacaagtatcaacttggccgagcctctactagcaacggagagcatgcaagaacataaacaacatatatgatagattgataatcaacttgacatagtattcaatattcatcggatcccaacaaacacaacatgtagcattacaaatagatgatcttgatcatgataggcagctcacaagatctaacatgatagcacaacgaggagaagacaaccatctagctactgctatggacccatagtccaggggtgaactactca encodes:
- the LOC124655578 gene encoding E3 ubiquitin-protein ligase EL5-like, giving the protein MSGDSVLVGASIAMLVVLSLATFFCANRRRRAVHGSSSQRSVVNDVELGRGGCATAAAGLEEEVLAAYPTTVYSSSAATVGERSTREEAPDDETTCAVCLAEYADGDELRRLPGCHHSFHRRCVDDWLRRRPTCPLCRTPPAVSACMQTQQSDAR